The following are from one region of the Simiduia agarivorans SA1 = DSM 21679 genome:
- a CDS encoding DUF4845 domain-containing protein, whose protein sequence is MMFRKQAGISTLNLLIVLVVSGFFLLLAFKLIPAYAENRYIQSALQSLRDRDKPVSQMTAAEIRKHLTSFYTINGVRIPEANNIVIESERNRSIITINYQLTIPLFYNISVLLDFQNYMDTTKPEECCKPPKDYRPKADKK, encoded by the coding sequence ATGATGTTTAGAAAGCAAGCCGGTATCAGTACGTTAAATCTTTTGATCGTGTTAGTGGTAAGCGGTTTTTTCCTTTTGCTGGCCTTTAAATTGATTCCTGCCTATGCGGAGAATCGCTATATTCAGTCTGCGTTGCAATCCTTGCGCGATCGGGATAAACCTGTGTCACAGATGACGGCCGCGGAAATTCGTAAGCATCTGACTAGTTTTTATACCATTAATGGTGTCCGCATTCCCGAAGCTAACAATATCGTTATTGAAAGCGAGCGTAATCGATCCATTATCACGATTAACTACCAGTTAACTATCCCATTGTTTTACAACATTTCAGTATTGTTGGATTTCCAGAATTATATGGACACCACCAAGCCGGAAGAGTGTTGTAAACCCCCCAAAGATTACCGCCCGAAAGCAGACAAGAAGTAG
- the rnc gene encoding ribonuclease III — MFTELQHRLGYQFNDVSLLKLALTHRSVSARNNERLEFLGDSLLSWVVTQYLYRHLTEAREGQMSRLRSRLVKGETLAEVARALCLQPELILSDGELKTGGRDRASTLADAVESLIGAIYLDGGLEAASAAVHRWLGSRIIELNADTSAKDPKSELQEILQARQLPLPDYSVELTEGEGHAQVFHVRCSILLHSLSASASATSRKKAEKAAAKLVLNQLREKND, encoded by the coding sequence ATGTTTACCGAGTTGCAGCACCGGCTAGGATACCAGTTTAACGACGTATCTTTGCTCAAGCTTGCCCTGACACATCGCAGTGTGAGTGCAAGGAACAATGAGCGGCTGGAGTTTCTCGGCGACAGTCTTCTTAGTTGGGTGGTAACCCAATATCTTTATCGTCACCTGACCGAAGCCCGCGAAGGGCAAATGAGCCGTTTGCGGTCGCGCTTAGTTAAAGGTGAGACATTGGCGGAAGTGGCGCGCGCGTTGTGTTTGCAGCCAGAGCTGATACTCAGTGATGGTGAGCTGAAAACCGGCGGGCGCGATCGTGCTTCTACACTGGCGGATGCGGTCGAATCATTGATTGGTGCAATATACCTGGATGGTGGTCTTGAAGCCGCTTCTGCTGCAGTGCACCGTTGGTTGGGCAGCCGGATTATTGAGCTCAACGCGGACACCAGTGCGAAAGATCCCAAAAGCGAATTGCAGGAAATACTGCAGGCCCGTCAGCTGCCCTTGCCCGATTATTCTGTGGAGCTTACCGAAGGGGAGGGGCACGCCCAGGTGTTCCATGTGCGGTGTTCCATCTTGTTGCATAGCCTGTCTGCTTCGGCGAGCGCGACCAGCCGTAAGAAGGCAGAAAAAGCTGCAGCCAAACTGGTGCTGAACCAACTGAGAGAAAAAAATGACTAA
- the recO gene encoding DNA repair protein RecO has translation MIVLDGEPAFVLHSRHYGETSLIVDLFTRSHGRLAAYARGARKRSKKSASNPLAPFIPLIVSTQGRGALKSLTMIDAVATPFKLSGRCLYCGLYLNELLMRVLPEQESQETIFQSYMQLIGRLANIDDRELPAHELYLRRFEWQLIQAAGVSFSLEQEADTQRPLVPGQRYAYRHGLGLVAAEIDAENAVGGDAILNFLSAPELTEAARTDLKRFMRQVLAPLLGRKPLASRALFSQ, from the coding sequence GTGATCGTGCTGGATGGCGAACCCGCATTTGTACTGCATTCCCGCCACTACGGCGAAACCAGCCTGATCGTTGATTTATTCACGCGTAGCCACGGACGTTTAGCTGCCTACGCCCGTGGCGCACGCAAGCGCTCCAAAAAATCAGCGTCCAACCCCTTGGCACCCTTCATCCCTTTGATCGTCTCCACACAGGGGCGTGGCGCACTCAAGTCCCTGACGATGATTGATGCTGTCGCAACGCCCTTTAAGTTGTCTGGCAGGTGCCTGTATTGCGGTTTATACCTCAATGAACTGCTTATGCGGGTGTTGCCGGAGCAGGAGTCACAGGAGACGATTTTTCAGTCCTATATGCAGCTCATAGGAAGGCTTGCAAATATTGACGACAGGGAGTTGCCGGCCCATGAACTTTATCTGCGACGATTTGAATGGCAGTTGATTCAAGCGGCCGGTGTCAGTTTTTCATTGGAGCAGGAGGCGGACACCCAGCGCCCGTTGGTGCCAGGCCAACGTTATGCTTATCGTCACGGGTTGGGCCTGGTTGCGGCTGAAATTGATGCTGAAAACGCTGTGGGTGGCGATGCCATACTCAATTTTCTTTCGGCACCTGAGCTTACGGAGGCTGCGCGTACCGATCTCAAGCGTTTCATGAGGCAGGTACTGGCACCTTTGTTGGGGCGAAAACCGCTCGCTTCTCGCGCACTGTTTAGCCAGTAA
- the era gene encoding GTPase Era, with translation MTKCGYVALVGRPNVGKSTLLNHMLGQKISITSRKPQTTRNNVLGIKTEGENQFLFVDTPGLHLNQKGAMNKYMNKAASTAIRDVDVVVMLVDRLVWTDEDEAVARRLEGLELPLIVAVNKCDQLDDKNVLLPHLQVLTERLSPNDIVPVSALRGMQLDRLESIIAKYLPESEHFYPEDQITDKSSRFLAAEIVREKITRQLGAELPYQMAVEIEQFEQDRGVLHIGALILVERDGQKRILIGDKGDRIKQIGQQARIDIEKLFDTKVMLKLWVKVKSGWSDDERALKSLGYDDL, from the coding sequence ATGACTAAGTGCGGCTATGTGGCATTGGTGGGAAGGCCCAATGTGGGAAAATCTACGTTGCTTAACCATATGCTTGGGCAAAAAATAAGCATTACGTCCAGAAAGCCACAGACAACCCGCAATAACGTTCTGGGTATCAAAACCGAAGGGGAAAACCAGTTTTTGTTTGTCGACACTCCCGGTTTGCACCTCAACCAGAAGGGTGCAATGAATAAGTACATGAACAAAGCGGCGAGCACGGCCATCCGCGATGTCGATGTGGTGGTGATGCTGGTTGATCGTTTGGTGTGGACAGATGAGGACGAGGCAGTGGCCCGTCGGTTGGAGGGTTTGGAACTCCCGCTTATCGTAGCGGTCAATAAATGTGATCAGCTGGACGATAAAAATGTGTTGCTACCGCATTTGCAGGTACTGACAGAACGCCTATCGCCCAACGACATCGTTCCCGTCTCTGCATTGCGCGGCATGCAGCTTGATCGGCTGGAGTCGATCATCGCCAAATACTTGCCCGAGTCAGAGCATTTTTACCCCGAAGACCAGATTACTGATAAAAGTTCACGCTTTTTAGCGGCGGAAATTGTCAGGGAAAAGATCACCCGCCAGTTAGGTGCAGAATTGCCCTACCAGATGGCAGTGGAAATAGAGCAGTTCGAACAGGATCGCGGTGTTTTGCACATTGGCGCGTTGATACTGGTTGAGCGAGACGGTCAAAAGCGCATACTGATTGGTGATAAAGGCGATCGGATTAAACAGATTGGTCAACAGGCCAGAATTGATATCGAAAAATTGTTTGATACCAAGGTAATGCTCAAGCTTTGGGTAAAAGTGAAGTCCGGTTGGTCGGATGATGAGCGTGCGTTGAAAAGTCTTGGGTATGACGATTTGTGA
- the cysM gene encoding cysteine synthase CysM, with the protein MSSSADLHALPTMEALVGQTPLVRLQRLPGNTSNLVLLKLEGTNPAGSVKDRPALSMIQRAEERGQIKPGDRLIEATSGNTGIALAMAAAIKGYALTLIMPDNATAERKAAMTAYGAELILVTQSEGMEGARDLAASLAAQGKGLVLDQFANLDNPRAHYETTGPEIWQQTGGKVTHFVSSMGTTGTIMGVSQYLKEQNPEIQIIGLQPQEGASIPGIRRWPEAYLPRIFDRSRVDQIVNMDQARAEQTMRDLARKEGIFCGVSSGGAVAAALSLSEQLQNAVIVAIVCDRGDRYLSSGVFG; encoded by the coding sequence ATGTCGTCATCGGCCGATTTGCACGCGCTTCCAACGATGGAGGCCCTGGTAGGCCAGACGCCGCTGGTTCGACTGCAAAGGCTACCTGGCAATACCTCCAATTTGGTTTTGCTGAAACTCGAAGGCACGAATCCTGCCGGTTCCGTGAAAGACCGGCCCGCGTTGTCCATGATTCAACGGGCGGAAGAGCGGGGCCAGATCAAACCGGGCGACCGATTGATCGAGGCCACCAGTGGTAACACGGGTATCGCGCTGGCTATGGCCGCTGCAATCAAAGGCTATGCTCTGACGTTGATTATGCCGGACAACGCGACTGCAGAACGCAAGGCCGCAATGACGGCCTACGGTGCAGAGCTGATACTGGTGACGCAGTCTGAGGGCATGGAGGGTGCCAGGGATCTGGCCGCCAGCCTGGCTGCACAAGGCAAGGGGCTGGTGTTGGACCAGTTTGCCAATCTGGATAACCCCCGTGCACATTATGAAACTACCGGGCCCGAAATCTGGCAGCAGACCGGCGGTAAAGTAACGCACTTCGTCAGCTCCATGGGGACAACCGGAACCATCATGGGCGTATCGCAATACCTTAAAGAGCAGAACCCTGAGATTCAGATCATCGGATTGCAACCGCAAGAGGGCGCAAGCATTCCGGGTATCAGACGCTGGCCAGAAGCTTACCTTCCGCGCATATTTGACCGATCCCGGGTAGATCAGATTGTCAATATGGATCAGGCACGGGCAGAACAAACCATGCGGGATCTGGCGCGGAAAGAAGGTATATTCTGTGGCGTATCTTCTGGGGGCGCGGTGGCTGCTGCGCTCAGTTTGAGTGAACAACTGCAAAACGCCGTTATTGTAGCCATTGTCTGCGACCGGGGTGATCGCTACTTATCGAGTGGAGTGTTTGGATGA
- the relA gene encoding GTP diphosphokinase has protein sequence MVKVREDQPTTAEGHIDIDAWLTRLSKQVEISTEAHARLKQACQMANQAEQEAIAAENIWVTGISSFRTGLEMAEILADLNLDNESLIAAILYRAVREGKLSLDRVAKAFGNTISKLIEGVLRMAAISATQLDESIALGRESEEQAENVRKMLVAMVDDVRVALIKLAERTCAIRALKTATEERRQRVAKEIANVYAPLAHRLGIGHIKWELEDLSFRYLEPDDYMTIARLLDEKRMGRQQYIDNVLEVLRGELKSAHIEGEITGRAKHIYSIWRKMRRKNIGFSQVYDIRAVRILVPSVRDCYAVLGIVHSLWRNIPNEFDDYIASPKENGYRSLHTAVIGPEQKVLEVQIRTHGMHQDAEFGVCAHWRYKGTDKEESQNGYDQKIAWLRQVLEWHEELGAKGENPLADDLIHGINQDRIYVFTPEGHVIDLPSNATPLDFAYRIHTDVGHRCCGAKVNGRIVPLNHLLNTSDQVEILTGKRESPSRDWLSPALGYVNTSRARSKIQHWFKQQARDTNLADGRALLDKEFKRLGVVEIDFAELSKRLNCRSLEDLYIAVGASDISVAQVLNVAQRLQDDQSPADEKITLAKPSSISGEADVYIEGVGNLLTHLAKCCSPVPGDAITGYITLGKGVSIHRQDCSNILQLENDEPERIIQVSWGEAPHKVYSVEILVEAFDRHGLLRDVTALLDAEKINVIAMQTLSNKNLNTVDMQVTIEVQNFNALSRALTRLNQLPNIASARRKRA, from the coding sequence ATGGTAAAGGTACGGGAAGATCAACCGACAACCGCAGAAGGGCACATCGATATTGATGCGTGGTTGACGCGTCTGTCCAAGCAAGTGGAAATCAGTACTGAAGCCCATGCGCGTCTCAAGCAAGCCTGCCAGATGGCAAATCAAGCCGAGCAGGAAGCGATAGCGGCAGAAAACATCTGGGTTACCGGAATAAGCAGTTTTCGCACTGGCCTGGAAATGGCAGAAATTCTTGCGGACCTGAATCTCGATAATGAATCATTAATCGCAGCCATCCTGTACCGGGCCGTCAGAGAGGGCAAGCTCAGTCTTGACCGGGTAGCAAAAGCATTTGGCAATACCATCAGCAAATTGATTGAGGGCGTTTTGCGAATGGCCGCCATCAGTGCAACCCAGCTGGATGAGTCCATCGCATTAGGGCGTGAGTCAGAAGAGCAGGCTGAAAATGTCCGCAAGATGCTTGTGGCTATGGTTGACGATGTGCGGGTCGCGCTTATAAAGCTTGCCGAAAGGACCTGTGCGATACGCGCGCTTAAGACTGCAACAGAGGAGCGTCGGCAGCGCGTAGCGAAAGAAATTGCCAATGTTTATGCGCCTTTGGCCCATCGGTTAGGTATTGGCCATATTAAATGGGAGTTGGAGGATCTTTCGTTTCGCTATCTTGAGCCTGACGATTACATGACCATTGCGCGTTTGTTGGATGAAAAGCGCATGGGGCGTCAGCAATATATAGACAATGTGCTGGAAGTGCTCAGAGGTGAATTGAAGTCGGCGCACATCGAGGGTGAAATAACTGGGCGTGCCAAGCATATTTACAGCATCTGGCGCAAAATGCGCCGCAAGAATATCGGCTTTTCGCAGGTCTACGATATTCGTGCGGTCCGGATTTTGGTGCCTTCCGTACGCGATTGTTATGCAGTATTGGGTATCGTGCACAGCTTGTGGCGTAATATTCCCAATGAATTCGACGATTATATTGCCTCACCAAAAGAAAACGGTTATCGCTCATTGCACACGGCAGTCATTGGTCCGGAGCAAAAAGTCCTTGAAGTCCAGATCCGCACGCACGGTATGCATCAGGATGCTGAGTTCGGTGTTTGTGCCCATTGGCGATACAAAGGTACGGACAAAGAAGAAAGCCAGAATGGCTATGACCAAAAAATTGCCTGGTTGCGCCAGGTACTCGAGTGGCATGAGGAGCTAGGCGCCAAAGGCGAAAATCCCTTGGCTGATGATCTCATTCACGGTATCAATCAAGATCGCATCTATGTATTTACACCTGAAGGGCATGTGATCGATTTGCCTAGCAATGCCACCCCGCTGGATTTTGCCTATCGGATCCATACGGATGTAGGCCATCGCTGTTGTGGTGCCAAAGTGAATGGCAGAATTGTGCCCTTGAACCACCTGCTCAACACTTCCGACCAGGTAGAAATTCTGACCGGCAAGCGGGAGTCCCCCAGCCGTGACTGGTTAAGTCCGGCGCTGGGTTATGTCAACACCTCACGGGCAAGATCAAAAATCCAACATTGGTTTAAGCAGCAGGCGCGTGATACTAACCTTGCCGACGGTCGCGCATTGCTCGATAAAGAATTTAAACGATTAGGTGTTGTTGAAATTGATTTTGCTGAGCTTTCGAAGCGCCTGAATTGCCGATCGCTCGAAGATTTATACATCGCCGTCGGAGCCAGTGATATCAGTGTTGCTCAGGTGCTCAATGTGGCGCAGCGACTGCAGGATGATCAGTCACCTGCAGATGAAAAAATTACCCTGGCAAAGCCCTCGTCCATTTCCGGAGAGGCCGATGTATATATAGAAGGTGTGGGTAATCTGCTCACGCATTTGGCGAAGTGCTGCTCGCCGGTACCTGGTGATGCAATTACCGGTTATATAACGTTAGGGAAGGGTGTTTCCATTCACCGTCAGGACTGCAGCAATATTCTGCAGTTGGAAAACGACGAGCCGGAGCGAATTATCCAGGTTTCCTGGGGTGAAGCGCCTCACAAGGTGTACAGTGTCGAGATATTGGTGGAGGCGTTTGATCGACATGGCTTGTTACGTGATGTGACAGCACTGCTTGATGCGGAAAAGATCAATGTTATCGCTATGCAGACACTGTCCAATAAAAATCTTAATACTGTGGATATGCAGGTCACCATCGAAGTGCAAAACTTCAATGCTTTGAGTCGTGCCCTTACCCGGCTCAATCAGTTGCCCAATATCGCTTCCGCGCGGAGGAAGCGGGCATGA
- a CDS encoding response regulator: protein MPTITRAVKTRSLKYALIPIAAITLCLSAMLTVLYVMQLEEFAKERGHHVSRLLSQLTYQSMHNRLLLQSVVHTAVTDGDILAVRVYDLNRNPIIHSGPRFSEDFQLDPNQFGLDPQHQVERKSSLFTVPIHADHDTFAPFGWLVVEIASDDYTLLQYKTLLIALLLGAIVAVASAWISLSFSRDLAEGLRLVKQGMAQLRKGQLDTRVNADQFVEFDDLAVAFNQLAEGLKQQQEDIQRNMDQSIEDLRETLETIEIQNIELDLARKEAVEASRVKSDFLANTSHEIRTPLNGIIGFTSLLLKTQVSDQQREYLRTIQHSSQGLLTIINDVLDFSKIESGRLQLDYIPMQLRQVIEESMQIMAPAAHEKGLQLILHVDPGLPANLLGDPLRMKQVMTNLISNAIKFSSGGNIEVTASLKTQSETQVEANIHVKDTGEGIPESDRKKLFQAFSQLDTSNSRKHGGTGLGLAVSKGLVKRMKGEIGVESNAEGGSLFWFTATFGVDTQGDEENKQHLLEGSHFVALSNNMPLAHQLQEIVGSERGKLQIMTGIPELIGLVKNHMQNNQPIEAVFYDIDPHQEKLLDLHNLRELVDQLKRFYACKTIFLCTPSARRQLEHHLTPDSQEYLEKPVTLNRTLHLLRKELAPLKEETSIGRNSSPYENKPRILAVDDNPANLQLVGELLNGLGAEVALASDGKQAIELAENKLFDMIFMDLQMPVMDGLEATKIIRSRESGKRRTPIVALTAHAMAEQKSQLLLAGMDDYLSKPVSEAQLAHIINRWLKTRKQLPKIAEKPEPEQPPTDSSGRVVDIQQSLKLANGKPGLAKDMLSMLLANLPADSAKIRNSADSNDYATLEATVHRLHGGCCYCGVARLKSAAQALDKALQNKDHSQLAAQLDNLYKEIDTLIAWSRDHDLDALFETDTSEKSASITG from the coding sequence ATGCCAACGATCACTCGAGCGGTCAAGACCCGCTCTCTTAAATACGCACTGATTCCCATTGCAGCAATAACACTCTGCCTGTCGGCCATGCTGACGGTGTTGTATGTCATGCAGCTGGAGGAGTTTGCAAAGGAGCGCGGGCACCACGTAAGTCGCTTGCTATCCCAATTGACCTACCAATCAATGCATAACCGATTATTGCTGCAATCAGTGGTGCATACTGCGGTAACCGACGGCGACATTCTGGCCGTGCGGGTCTACGACCTCAATCGCAATCCGATCATCCACTCAGGCCCCCGGTTTTCCGAAGACTTTCAGCTCGATCCCAACCAATTCGGGCTCGACCCGCAACACCAGGTTGAAAGAAAGAGTTCGCTTTTCACTGTCCCGATTCACGCAGACCACGATACATTTGCTCCCTTTGGTTGGTTGGTGGTTGAAATAGCCTCGGACGACTACACCCTCCTGCAATACAAGACACTGTTAATTGCTTTGCTATTGGGTGCCATCGTCGCCGTTGCCAGCGCATGGATTTCGCTCTCTTTTAGCCGGGATCTGGCCGAAGGCTTACGTTTAGTCAAACAAGGGATGGCCCAATTGCGAAAAGGCCAACTGGACACCCGCGTAAACGCCGACCAGTTTGTTGAATTTGACGACCTGGCCGTCGCATTTAATCAATTGGCCGAAGGGCTGAAACAACAGCAGGAAGACATTCAGCGCAATATGGATCAATCCATTGAGGATTTGCGCGAAACACTTGAAACGATCGAGATCCAAAATATCGAACTTGATCTGGCACGCAAGGAAGCTGTTGAGGCCAGTCGGGTTAAATCAGACTTTTTGGCAAATACCTCGCACGAAATACGTACCCCCCTGAACGGCATTATTGGCTTTACCAGCCTGTTGCTGAAAACCCAGGTCAGCGACCAACAACGAGAGTACTTGCGAACCATACAACACTCTTCACAGGGTCTGCTTACCATCATTAATGACGTGCTCGATTTTTCCAAAATCGAATCTGGCAGGCTCCAGCTTGACTATATCCCCATGCAGTTGCGCCAGGTTATCGAAGAGTCGATGCAGATCATGGCGCCGGCAGCGCATGAAAAAGGCCTCCAGCTTATATTGCATGTGGATCCTGGCCTTCCCGCTAACCTGTTAGGCGATCCCCTTCGGATGAAACAGGTAATGACCAATCTGATCAGCAATGCGATCAAATTCTCCAGCGGGGGCAACATTGAGGTCACCGCGAGTCTTAAGACACAATCCGAAACGCAGGTGGAAGCCAATATCCATGTGAAAGACACCGGTGAGGGAATCCCTGAGTCTGATCGCAAGAAACTGTTTCAGGCCTTCAGCCAACTTGATACCAGTAACAGCCGTAAGCATGGCGGAACTGGGCTCGGCTTAGCTGTTTCCAAAGGGCTGGTGAAACGAATGAAAGGTGAAATTGGCGTAGAGAGCAACGCCGAGGGTGGTTCTTTATTCTGGTTCACCGCCACCTTCGGAGTTGACACCCAAGGCGACGAAGAAAATAAACAGCACCTGCTCGAAGGCAGCCACTTTGTCGCACTTTCCAACAATATGCCTCTGGCACACCAATTGCAGGAAATTGTAGGGTCAGAACGCGGTAAACTCCAGATCATGACCGGCATTCCCGAGCTCATCGGCCTGGTTAAAAACCACATGCAGAATAACCAGCCCATCGAAGCGGTTTTTTACGACATAGATCCGCACCAGGAAAAACTGTTGGATCTGCATAATCTCCGGGAGCTGGTAGATCAGCTCAAACGCTTTTACGCGTGCAAGACTATCTTTCTATGTACGCCATCTGCACGGCGGCAATTAGAACATCACCTGACACCGGATTCGCAGGAATACCTGGAAAAACCCGTCACACTGAATCGCACGCTGCACCTGCTCAGAAAAGAACTTGCACCGCTGAAAGAAGAAACCAGCATCGGCAGAAACAGCTCCCCTTATGAAAACAAACCCAGAATACTGGCGGTGGACGACAACCCCGCTAACCTGCAACTCGTCGGCGAATTATTAAACGGACTTGGTGCTGAGGTCGCGCTGGCATCCGACGGGAAACAGGCTATAGAACTGGCAGAAAACAAACTCTTTGATATGATATTCATGGATCTGCAAATGCCAGTCATGGATGGTCTGGAAGCAACCAAAATTATCCGCAGCCGGGAAAGCGGAAAACGCCGCACTCCTATCGTCGCGCTTACCGCGCACGCCATGGCGGAGCAAAAATCCCAGCTGTTATTGGCCGGCATGGATGATTATTTGAGCAAACCGGTCAGTGAGGCGCAACTCGCTCACATCATTAATCGTTGGCTGAAAACCCGCAAACAGCTCCCCAAAATCGCTGAAAAACCGGAGCCAGAACAGCCACCGACGGATTCATCAGGTCGCGTGGTGGATATCCAGCAATCGCTGAAATTGGCCAACGGCAAACCCGGCCTGGCAAAAGATATGCTGTCCATGCTTTTGGCCAACCTTCCCGCAGATAGCGCAAAAATCCGTAATAGTGCCGACTCCAACGATTACGCCACGCTTGAGGCAACCGTTCACCGCCTGCACGGCGGCTGCTGCTATTGCGGTGTTGCCAGACTGAAAAGTGCAGCGCAGGCTCTGGACAAAGCGCTCCAGAACAAAGATCACTCCCAGCTCGCGGCGCAACTGGACAATCTTTACAAAGAAATAGATACACTGATCGCCTGGTCCCGCGATCATGATCTGGATGCGCTATTTGAAACAGATACCAGTGAAAAGAGCGCCAGTATTACTGGCTAA
- the rlmD gene encoding 23S rRNA (uracil(1939)-C(5))-methyltransferase RlmD, whose amino-acid sequence MTRAPVSRRRKPAQKGTGFSLSSPVTIERLGHDGRGIGYCDGKITFVAGALPAETHRVWVTETKRNYQAGKSHSLESEPSSDRVTPECAHYGVCGGCQLQHMSQAAQVNYKESLLTDQLVRAGVDLACTHIEPLVADGEWGYRRRARLAVNHKGPVFAGFRTMAGSDLVRINHCPVLSPVLDRVLNSLQGLMARMRSKTIGHVELTDHSGGPSCLIRLTARPNADEREAFLAFTEAKLYFQWPGSRDIQDIDEQAADQAETLTIDSYGKSLTFSLDDFIQVNATINHHLIANAMALAEPQKHESWLDLFCGMGNFTFALAPYVKRVWGVEAIPEMIEKSRANAVRLGVANTEFLVADLQDEQQLKKLPDRIDGVLLDPPRAGAKEALVRVVALNPARIVYVSCDPATFARDATYLIQQGYRLARLQPHDMFPQTMHLETLALFVRR is encoded by the coding sequence ATGACTCGCGCGCCGGTATCGCGCCGTCGCAAGCCGGCCCAAAAAGGTACAGGTTTTAGTTTAAGCTCGCCGGTTACCATCGAGCGCTTGGGGCACGATGGCCGGGGTATCGGTTACTGCGATGGTAAAATTACTTTTGTCGCCGGCGCATTGCCAGCGGAAACTCACCGGGTCTGGGTTACCGAAACCAAGCGAAATTATCAGGCTGGCAAAAGTCATTCCCTTGAAAGCGAGCCTTCCTCCGACAGAGTGACTCCTGAGTGTGCGCACTATGGTGTGTGCGGTGGCTGTCAATTGCAGCACATGTCCCAAGCCGCGCAGGTCAATTATAAAGAATCGCTTTTGACCGACCAATTGGTGCGCGCCGGGGTGGATCTGGCTTGCACCCACATTGAGCCCTTGGTTGCGGACGGCGAATGGGGCTACCGGCGGCGGGCGCGTTTGGCTGTTAATCACAAAGGCCCCGTTTTTGCAGGATTTCGAACAATGGCGGGTTCGGATCTCGTGCGGATTAATCACTGCCCCGTGCTTTCGCCCGTGCTGGATCGGGTGCTCAATTCGCTCCAAGGTCTTATGGCACGCATGCGATCGAAAACCATTGGGCATGTGGAGCTTACTGATCACAGCGGCGGTCCTTCCTGTCTGATCCGATTAACGGCCAGACCCAACGCTGACGAAAGGGAAGCTTTTCTTGCCTTCACTGAAGCCAAGCTATATTTCCAATGGCCGGGGTCGCGGGATATTCAGGATATTGATGAGCAGGCCGCTGATCAGGCCGAGACATTGACCATCGATTCCTACGGTAAGTCACTGACGTTTTCATTGGATGATTTCATTCAGGTTAACGCCACGATCAATCATCATTTGATAGCTAACGCCATGGCGTTAGCTGAGCCCCAAAAGCATGAGAGCTGGCTGGATTTGTTTTGTGGCATGGGTAACTTTACTTTTGCATTGGCGCCCTATGTGAAGCGGGTGTGGGGCGTAGAGGCGATTCCGGAAATGATCGAAAAGTCGCGCGCCAATGCGGTTCGGTTGGGGGTTGCAAACACTGAATTTCTGGTCGCCGATTTGCAGGATGAACAACAGCTCAAAAAGCTACCAGATCGGATTGATGGGGTTTTGTTGGACCCGCCCAGGGCGGGCGCAAAGGAGGCATTGGTCAGGGTTGTCGCACTGAACCCTGCGCGCATCGTTTATGTGTCGTGCGACCCAGCCACATTTGCGCGCGATGCAACCTATCTTATCCAGCAAGGTTATCGTTTGGCGCGGTTACAGCCGCACGATATGTTTCCCCAGACGATGCATCTGGAAACTCTGGCGTTGTTTGTGCGTCGTTAA
- the mazG gene encoding nucleoside triphosphate pyrophosphohydrolase, which produces MTYSLKDLLYLMARLRDPETGCPWDLKQDFASIVPSTLEEAYEVADAIERNDMAHLKEELGDLLFQVVFYAQLGKEADHFDFDAVVDELTRKLIARHPHVFPSGNLQSVRTEEGGFDTDVSGQWESLKAMEREKKGYASVLDDVPMALPAIQRAQKLQKRASTVGFDFSTVESAMDKVREELAEVEVEVAAGDRHALADELGDLLFAVVNVARIAGYDAESLVRRTNKKFAHRFEKMAAKLAQEGLALEDASLEQMEAAWINIKQR; this is translated from the coding sequence ATGACCTATTCACTGAAGGATTTGCTGTATCTGATGGCGCGGTTGCGCGATCCGGAAACCGGTTGTCCCTGGGATCTCAAACAGGATTTCGCTTCAATAGTACCAAGCACCCTCGAAGAAGCTTACGAGGTGGCAGATGCGATCGAGCGTAACGACATGGCGCATCTGAAAGAGGAGTTGGGAGACCTTCTGTTTCAGGTTGTGTTCTATGCCCAACTAGGGAAAGAGGCAGATCATTTCGATTTCGATGCAGTGGTCGACGAGCTAACCCGCAAGTTGATTGCGCGTCACCCGCATGTTTTCCCCTCTGGTAATTTGCAATCAGTACGTACGGAGGAGGGAGGGTTTGACACTGATGTGTCGGGTCAGTGGGAAAGTCTGAAGGCGATGGAGCGTGAGAAGAAGGGTTACGCATCTGTTCTGGACGATGTGCCAATGGCGCTTCCGGCTATTCAGCGAGCCCAAAAGCTGCAGAAGCGTGCGAGTACTGTGGGGTTTGACTTTTCTACCGTTGAGTCTGCTATGGATAAAGTGCGCGAAGAGTTGGCGGAAGTCGAGGTGGAAGTGGCTGCGGGTGATCGCCATGCATTGGCGGATGAGTTGGGTGATTTATTATTTGCAGTCGTAAATGTGGCGCGTATTGCCGGGTATGATGCAGAAAGCCTGGTCCGTAGGACAAATAAAAAATTTGCCCATCGCTTTGAGAAGATGGCAGCAAAGCTGGCCCAGGAAGGGCTGGCGCTTGAAGATGCCAGCCTTGAGCAAATGGAGGCTGCCTGGATAAATATTAAGCAGCGCTAA